Proteins encoded within one genomic window of Blattabacterium cuenoti:
- the rpsC gene encoding 30S ribosomal protein S3, which translates to MGQKTNPIVNRLGIIMGWQSSWCNNYKDRIQEDFKVRRYIEARFPKGIISRIFIERTLKFITITIRTSRPALVIGKRGDEVDTVRKELKKLTKKEVQINISEVKRPELDAPLVAKGLVRQLENRISYKKAIKLSILSAIRMNAQGIKIQMSGRLNGVEMARCESYKEGRISLGTFRADVDYHMEVAHTVYGSIGVKVWIMKGEIYGKRELFPLLLGIQKKQRSRSSYHKNSSNSNRKKRF; encoded by the coding sequence ATGGGGCAAAAAACAAATCCAATTGTGAATCGTTTGGGGATTATTATGGGATGGCAATCTAGTTGGTGTAACAATTATAAAGATAGAATACAAGAAGACTTTAAGGTAAGGAGATATATAGAAGCACGGTTTCCAAAAGGAATTATTTCTAGAATTTTTATAGAAAGAACTTTAAAGTTTATAACCATTACTATTAGAACTTCAAGACCTGCTCTTGTTATAGGAAAGAGAGGAGATGAAGTGGATACAGTTAGAAAAGAATTAAAAAAATTGACTAAAAAAGAAGTTCAGATAAATATATCTGAAGTCAAACGTCCTGAATTAGATGCTCCCTTAGTTGCTAAAGGATTAGTTAGACAATTAGAAAATAGAATTTCTTATAAAAAAGCAATAAAATTATCAATTCTTTCTGCAATAAGAATGAATGCTCAAGGAATAAAAATACAAATGTCTGGTCGTTTAAATGGAGTAGAAATGGCAAGATGTGAATCTTATAAAGAAGGTAGAATTTCTCTCGGAACTTTTCGTGCAGATGTGGATTATCATATGGAAGTAGCTCATACTGTTTATGGAAGTATAGGAGTTAAAGTTTGGATTATGAAAGGAGAAATTTATGGAAAAAGAGAATTGTTTCCGTTATTATTAGGAATACAAAAAAAACAACGTAGTAGATCTTCTTATCATAAGAATAGTAGCAATAGTAATAGAAAAAAAAGATTCTAA
- the rplX gene encoding 50S ribosomal protein L24, which produces MIKKGDKVSILSGNYKGNTGIVLKVFPKKNKAIVQGINIIKKHTKPTVEKPKGGILKKELPIHLSKLKKEKE; this is translated from the coding sequence ATGATAAAAAAAGGAGATAAAGTTTCTATTTTATCGGGAAATTATAAGGGGAATACAGGAATTGTATTAAAAGTTTTTCCTAAAAAAAACAAAGCTATTGTCCAAGGAATAAACATAATTAAAAAACATACAAAACCTACTGTAGAAAAACCTAAAGGAGGTATTTTAAAAAAAGAATTGCCTATTCATTTATCCAAATTGAAAAAAGAAAAAGAATGA
- the rplN gene encoding 50S ribosomal protein L14: protein MLQQESMCKVSDNTGAKEVLVIRVLGGTKKRYASLGDSIVVTVKSAISGGNIVKKGQVFKAVVIRTKKKVRRKDGSYISFDDNACVLINPSGEMMGTRVFGPVARELRDKEYMKIISLAQEVL from the coding sequence ATGTTACAACAAGAATCTATGTGTAAAGTATCAGATAATACAGGAGCCAAAGAAGTATTAGTTATTAGAGTATTAGGTGGTACAAAAAAAAGATATGCTTCATTAGGAGATTCTATAGTTGTTACTGTTAAATCGGCTATTTCAGGCGGAAATATTGTAAAAAAAGGTCAAGTTTTTAAAGCTGTAGTTATAAGAACAAAAAAAAAGGTAAGGAGGAAAGATGGATCATATATCAGTTTTGATGATAATGCTTGTGTTCTTATTAATCCTTCAGGAGAAATGATGGGAACTAGAGTTTTCGGGCCAGTTGCTAGAGAATTGAGAGATAAAGAGTATATGAAAATTATTTCTTTAGCACAAGAAGTTTTATGA
- the rpsJ gene encoding 30S ribosomal protein S10, which translates to MGHNIKIKLKSYDYNLLDKSAERIVNSVLPTGVVLNGPVPLPTEKKVFTVLRSPHVNKKSREQFLLPTHKRLLQIHNASSKTVDALMKLELPSGVEAEIKV; encoded by the coding sequence ATGGGGCATAATATAAAAATTAAATTAAAATCTTATGATTATAATTTATTAGATAAATCTGCAGAGAGAATTGTTAATTCTGTTCTTCCAACTGGAGTTGTTTTAAATGGGCCAGTTCCTTTACCTACAGAAAAAAAAGTGTTTACAGTATTACGTTCCCCTCATGTAAATAAAAAATCAAGAGAACAGTTTTTATTACCCACTCATAAAAGACTTTTACAAATTCATAATGCTTCCTCTAAAACAGTAGATGCTTTGATGAAATTAGAATTGCCTAGTGGAGTAGAAGCGGAAATAAAAGTATAA
- a CDS encoding 50S ribosomal protein L23, which produces MIFLIKPFITDKSSIYKMNNCYIFSVSINWNKTEIKKKINEIFGFSVKKIRTMIYPKKNKSKYTKKGVLYGKTNRIKKVIIQLKENQIIDFFENQKKD; this is translated from the coding sequence ATGATTTTTCTAATTAAGCCTTTTATTACAGATAAATCTTCCATTTATAAAATGAATAATTGTTATATTTTTTCTGTTTCTATTAATTGGAATAAAACAGAAATAAAAAAAAAAATAAATGAAATATTTGGGTTTTCTGTAAAAAAAATTAGAACTATGATTTATCCTAAAAAAAATAAATCTAAATATACAAAAAAAGGGGTTTTATATGGAAAAACTAATAGAATAAAAAAAGTTATTATTCAATTAAAAGAAAATCAAATAATTGATTTTTTTGAAAATCAAAAAAAAGATTAA
- the rpsQ gene encoding 30S ribosomal protein S17 gives MIKKNNKEDFSSRNVRKQRKGIVLSDKMNKTIVVYEIKKVKHKYYGKSILKKKKYMVHDEKNISKKGDYVSIMETRPISKKKCWRLVSIL, from the coding sequence ATGATAAAAAAAAATAATAAAGAAGATTTTAGCAGTAGAAATGTTAGAAAACAAAGAAAAGGAATAGTATTAAGTGATAAAATGAACAAAACTATTGTTGTTTATGAAATAAAAAAAGTAAAACATAAATATTATGGAAAAAGTATTTTGAAGAAAAAAAAATATATGGTTCATGATGAAAAAAACATTTCTAAAAAAGGAGATTATGTGAGTATTATGGAAACACGTCCTATAAGCAAAAAAAAATGTTGGAGATTAGTTTCAATTTTATGA
- the rplC gene encoding 50S ribosomal protein L3 → MFGGIGINLGMTNLFSETGESLPCTIVKIGPCYVVQIKTIEKDGYCSVQLGMIDKKEKKTTKSLQGHFKKAGILPKRKLLEFRGDFSSNFKLGDKIDASFFEEGELINIKGISKGKGFQGVVKRHNFSGVGERSHGQHNRLRAPGSIGAGSDPSRVFKGKKMAGRMGGKNVTIKNLKILKIDIDQNILIIKGSVPGNKNSYLMIKKNGTKNFRYTRK, encoded by the coding sequence ATGTTTGGAGGAATAGGGATAAATCTTGGAATGACAAATCTTTTCTCTGAAACAGGAGAAAGTCTTCCATGTACAATTGTAAAAATAGGACCATGTTATGTTGTTCAAATAAAAACTATAGAAAAAGATGGTTATTGTTCAGTTCAATTAGGAATGATTGATAAAAAAGAAAAAAAAACAACTAAATCTTTACAAGGTCATTTTAAAAAAGCAGGAATTCTTCCAAAAAGGAAATTACTAGAATTTAGAGGGGATTTTTCTTCTAATTTTAAATTAGGAGATAAAATAGATGCGAGTTTTTTTGAAGAAGGAGAATTAATAAATATAAAAGGAATTTCTAAAGGTAAAGGATTTCAGGGAGTAGTAAAAAGACATAATTTTTCAGGAGTAGGAGAAAGAAGTCATGGACAACATAATCGTTTGAGAGCTCCTGGATCAATAGGAGCAGGTTCTGACCCTTCACGTGTTTTTAAAGGCAAAAAAATGGCTGGAAGAATGGGAGGAAAAAATGTTACTATTAAAAATTTAAAAATATTAAAAATAGACATTGATCAAAATATTTTGATTATAAAGGGATCTGTTCCAGGAAATAAAAATTCATATTTAATGATAAAAAAAAATGGAACTAAAAATTTTAGATATACAAGGAAATGA
- the rpsS gene encoding 30S ribosomal protein S19, producing MARSLKKGPYVSHKLYSKVLKNIKSEKKTVIKTWSRPSTILPDFVGQTFAVHNGKQFINVYITENMIGHKLGEFAPTRTFRGHSGSKNKLKVKN from the coding sequence ATGGCTAGATCTTTAAAAAAAGGTCCATATGTATCTCATAAATTATATAGTAAAGTTTTAAAAAATATAAAATCTGAAAAAAAAACTGTTATTAAAACATGGTCAAGACCATCAACTATTTTACCAGATTTTGTTGGACAAACTTTTGCAGTTCATAATGGAAAACAATTTATTAACGTCTATATTACAGAGAACATGATTGGACATAAATTAGGTGAATTTGCTCCTACACGTACTTTTAGAGGACATTCTGGATCTAAAAATAAATTAAAAGTAAAAAATTAA
- the rplB gene encoding 50S ribosomal protein L2, which yields MSIKKLKPVTPGQRFKIVNKFDQITVSSPEKYLSKGKCKSGGRNNYGKMTMRYFGGGHKKKYRIIDFKRRKFGISAIVKSIEYDPNRSSFISLIHYKNGEKSYIIAMNGFKIGQEIISGSKIPFKIGNSTFLSEIPLGTNISCIETKPGQGAKIARSAGSYAQLFAKDGKYATIKFPSGEIKMVLINCMATIGIVSNPDHQLEIYGKAGKNRHLGRRPRTRGVAMNPVDHPMGGGEGKASGGIPRSRKGFPSKGFRTRSRKKYSNKYILQRRKK from the coding sequence ATGTCTATTAAAAAATTAAAACCTGTAACTCCAGGTCAAAGATTTAAAATTGTAAATAAATTTGATCAAATTACTGTTTCTTCTCCTGAAAAATATTTGTCAAAAGGAAAATGCAAATCTGGAGGAAGAAATAATTATGGAAAAATGACTATGCGTTATTTTGGAGGTGGACATAAAAAAAAATATAGAATTATTGATTTTAAAAGAAGAAAATTTGGAATATCTGCTATTGTAAAATCTATAGAGTATGATCCTAATAGATCTTCTTTTATTTCTTTAATTCATTATAAAAATGGAGAAAAAAGCTATATTATTGCTATGAATGGATTCAAAATAGGACAAGAAATTATTTCTGGATCTAAAATTCCCTTTAAAATAGGAAATTCCACTTTTTTAAGTGAAATTCCTTTAGGAACTAACATTTCTTGTATAGAAACTAAACCTGGACAAGGTGCTAAAATAGCTAGAAGTGCAGGATCTTATGCTCAATTATTTGCAAAAGATGGAAAATATGCAACTATAAAATTTCCTTCTGGAGAAATAAAAATGGTTCTGATTAATTGTATGGCAACTATTGGAATTGTTTCTAATCCTGATCATCAATTGGAGATATATGGAAAAGCAGGTAAAAACCGTCATTTAGGAAGAAGGCCTAGAACTAGAGGAGTTGCGATGAATCCTGTAGATCATCCAATGGGAGGAGGTGAAGGAAAAGCATCTGGAGGAATTCCTAGAAGTAGAAAAGGGTTTCCTTCTAAAGGATTTAGAACACGTTCTAGAAAAAAGTATTCAAATAAATATATTTTACAAAGAAGAAAAAAATAA
- the rpmC gene encoding 50S ribosomal protein L29, with protein MKYSEFSLEEIIKNIKIKENNLQKMKMYHPIIEKKKNPIEIRMLRRDIARLKTEFNKRKIDNDKKK; from the coding sequence ATGAAATATTCAGAATTTTCTTTAGAAGAAATTATAAAAAATATAAAAATTAAAGAAAATAATCTTCAAAAAATGAAAATGTATCATCCTATAATAGAAAAAAAAAAAAATCCTATAGAAATTAGAATGTTAAGAAGAGATATTGCGAGATTAAAAACAGAATTTAATAAAAGAAAAATAGATAATGATAAAAAAAAATAA
- the fusA gene encoding elongation factor G, whose amino-acid sequence MAKNLRYTRNIGIAAHIDAGKTTTTERILFYTGINHKIGEVHDGAATMDWMLQEQERGITITSAATCCEWTYKKNKYQINIIDTPGHVDFTVEVERSMRVLDGMVVLFSAVDGVEPQSETVWRQADKYHIPRIAFVNKMDRQGADFLDVCLQIQKMLGANSVPLQIPIGSGENFIGVVDLISNKAIVWDDSNYGMTYKEVPVPYKMKNIVNDYHHKLIESLSEHDDTIMEKFLYDNSSLSEEDIISSLHKNTIKMKVIPILCGSSFKNKGVQAMLDAICRYLPSPLEVKNIVGINPINQMKVTRKPSDNEPFSALAFKIASDPFVGRLAFFRVYSGKINSGSYSFNTRSGNKERISRIYQMHANKQNPISEIGAGDIAAVVGFKDIKTGDTLCDEKFPILLEDISFPDPVIGIAIEPKLKSDIDRMSFALSKLMEEDPTFQVRTDNYTGQIIISGMGELHLEIILDRMKREFKVEVNQGNPQVEYKEALKNSVEHREVYKKQTGGKGKFADILFRLEPGKNKGSGLEFVNKIKGGNIPKEFIPSIKKGCQEMMKSGPLSGYEIDSAKITILDGSYHPVDSDQLSFEIAGKLGFKKAAKKTKPILLEPIMKLEVIIPEENMGDIIGDLNRRRGIVQNMINRSSSHHTNNNNIKVIQALVPLSEIFGYVTTLRTFSSGRGTSSMEFSHYEEVPLNITNSIIGIEKNSLHDKKKSRK is encoded by the coding sequence GGAGCTGCCACTATGGATTGGATGCTACAAGAACAAGAACGTGGAATTACTATTACGTCAGCAGCAACATGTTGCGAATGGACATATAAAAAAAATAAATATCAAATTAATATTATTGATACTCCGGGACATGTTGATTTTACAGTTGAAGTAGAAAGATCCATGAGAGTTTTAGATGGAATGGTTGTTTTATTTAGTGCAGTAGATGGAGTAGAACCTCAATCAGAAACGGTATGGAGACAAGCAGATAAATATCATATTCCTAGAATTGCATTTGTAAATAAAATGGATAGACAAGGTGCTGATTTTTTAGATGTTTGTTTACAAATACAAAAAATGTTAGGAGCAAATTCTGTTCCTTTACAGATCCCTATTGGATCTGGAGAGAATTTTATAGGAGTAGTGGATTTAATATCCAATAAAGCTATTGTATGGGATGATAGTAATTATGGAATGACATATAAAGAAGTTCCTGTTCCATATAAGATGAAAAATATAGTAAATGATTATCATCATAAATTGATTGAATCGTTATCTGAACATGATGATACAATTATGGAAAAATTTTTGTATGATAATTCTTCTCTATCTGAAGAAGATATAATTTCTTCTTTGCATAAGAATACAATAAAAATGAAAGTAATTCCTATTTTATGTGGTTCTTCTTTTAAAAATAAAGGAGTTCAAGCAATGTTAGATGCTATTTGTCGTTATTTACCTTCTCCTCTTGAAGTTAAAAATATTGTGGGAATTAATCCTATTAATCAAATGAAAGTTACTAGAAAACCTAGTGATAATGAGCCATTTTCTGCTTTAGCTTTTAAAATAGCTAGTGATCCTTTTGTAGGACGTTTGGCATTTTTTAGAGTTTATTCTGGAAAAATAAATTCAGGATCATATAGTTTTAACACAAGATCAGGAAATAAAGAACGAATTTCTAGAATATATCAAATGCATGCTAATAAACAAAATCCTATTTCAGAAATAGGAGCTGGAGATATTGCCGCTGTTGTAGGATTTAAAGATATTAAAACAGGTGATACATTATGTGATGAAAAATTTCCAATTTTGTTAGAAGATATTTCTTTTCCTGATCCAGTAATAGGGATAGCCATAGAACCAAAATTGAAATCAGATATAGATAGAATGAGTTTTGCTTTATCTAAATTGATGGAAGAAGATCCTACTTTTCAGGTTCGTACAGATAATTATACCGGTCAAATTATTATTTCTGGTATGGGAGAATTGCATTTGGAAATTATTTTGGATCGTATGAAAAGAGAATTTAAAGTTGAAGTTAATCAAGGAAATCCACAAGTTGAATATAAAGAGGCATTAAAAAATTCAGTGGAACATAGGGAAGTTTATAAAAAACAAACAGGAGGAAAAGGAAAATTTGCAGATATACTTTTTAGATTAGAACCGGGAAAAAACAAAGGATCTGGTTTAGAATTTGTTAACAAAATAAAAGGAGGGAACATCCCTAAAGAGTTTATTCCTTCCATAAAAAAAGGATGTCAAGAAATGATGAAAAGTGGTCCTTTATCTGGATATGAAATAGATAGTGCAAAAATAACCATATTAGATGGTTCTTATCATCCTGTTGATTCTGATCAATTATCTTTTGAAATAGCAGGAAAACTTGGATTCAAAAAAGCAGCAAAAAAAACTAAACCTATTTTGCTAGAACCAATAATGAAGTTGGAAGTTATCATTCCAGAGGAAAATATGGGAGACATTATAGGAGATTTGAATCGTAGAAGAGGAATTGTTCAAAATATGATAAATCGTAGTAGTAGTCATCATACTAACAACAATAATATTAAAGTTATTCAAGCTTTAGTTCCTTTATCAGAAATATTTGGATATGTTACTACATTACGTACTTTTTCTTCTGGAAGAGGAACATCTTCTATGGAATTTTCTCATTATGAAGAAGTTCCGTTAAATATCACCAATAGTATTATTGGAATTGAAAAGAATTCATTACATGATAAAAAAAAGTCAAGAAAATAA
- the rplD gene encoding 50S ribosomal protein L4, with amino-acid sequence MELKILDIQGNDTNRKVKIDNSFFFFGKNYSYDHSIYLEIKRFLSAQRQGTHKSKERGELSGSTRKLHRQKGTGGSRKGDIKNPIFRGGGRVFGPRPKRYFFKLNNLTKKLVKRYIIGSKLKTNKVKIIEDIKLEIPKTKLILKMLSSFQLKDKKLLMVIGKYNKNLYLSSRNLKNFQLLTIDELNSYSLLNSLYVFFSENSINKIHGFCF; translated from the coding sequence ATGGAACTAAAAATTTTAGATATACAAGGAAATGATACAAATAGAAAAGTGAAAATAGATAATTCTTTTTTCTTTTTTGGAAAGAATTATTCTTATGATCATTCTATTTATTTAGAAATAAAAAGGTTTTTATCCGCACAACGTCAAGGAACACATAAATCAAAAGAAAGAGGAGAATTATCTGGAAGTACAAGAAAATTGCATAGACAAAAAGGAACTGGAGGATCTAGAAAAGGAGATATTAAAAATCCTATATTTAGAGGAGGAGGAAGGGTTTTTGGTCCACGTCCAAAACGTTATTTTTTTAAATTAAATAATTTAACTAAAAAATTGGTTAAAAGATATATTATTGGATCCAAATTAAAAACAAATAAAGTAAAAATAATAGAGGATATAAAATTGGAAATTCCAAAAACTAAATTGATATTAAAAATGTTAAGTTCTTTTCAATTAAAAGATAAAAAGTTATTGATGGTAATTGGAAAATATAATAAAAATTTATATTTATCTTCTAGGAATTTGAAGAATTTTCAGTTATTAACTATAGATGAGTTAAATAGTTATTCTTTATTAAATTCTTTATATGTTTTTTTCTCTGAAAACTCTATAAATAAAATACATGGTTTTTGTTTTTGA
- a CDS encoding large ribosomal subunit protein uL22, producing MKNTKNNIVSASLNGIRNSPRKIRLVINLIRYKNVQEALDLLRYSSKCKISIYIIKLILSLLSNWNKKYIEKSMRDVPKNLLSSLYIKDIRVNQGKTLKRLRPVPQGRGHRIRKRSSNVVIYLDKKIEN from the coding sequence ATGAAGAACACAAAAAATAATATTGTTTCTGCTTCTTTAAATGGAATTCGTAACTCTCCAAGAAAAATAAGATTGGTGATAAATCTAATTAGATATAAAAATGTACAAGAAGCTTTAGATTTGTTGAGATACAGTTCTAAATGTAAAATTTCTATTTATATAATAAAATTAATTCTTTCTTTGTTATCCAATTGGAATAAGAAATACATAGAAAAATCTATGAGAGATGTTCCTAAGAATTTGTTGTCTTCTTTGTATATCAAAGATATTAGAGTTAATCAAGGAAAAACGTTGAAAAGATTGAGACCTGTTCCTCAAGGGAGAGGTCATAGAATTAGAAAAAGATCAAGTAATGTTGTTATTTATTTAGATAAAAAAATAGAAAACTAA
- the rplP gene encoding 50S ribosomal protein L16, which translates to MLQPKKTKYKKKQKGRIRGNSTKGIFLSRGLYGIKALEGAWITSRQLESARVAATRYMKREGKLWINVFPDKPATKKPQEVRMGKGKGPVEFWVSVVKPGRILFEVDGVSMEVAKEALRLAAQKLPIKMKFVFYKQ; encoded by the coding sequence ATGTTACAACCAAAAAAAACAAAGTATAAAAAAAAACAAAAAGGACGTATACGTGGAAATTCTACAAAAGGAATTTTTCTTTCAAGAGGATTATATGGAATAAAAGCTTTGGAAGGAGCATGGATTACGTCTAGACAATTGGAGTCAGCTCGTGTGGCTGCTACAAGATATATGAAAAGGGAAGGAAAATTATGGATAAATGTTTTTCCAGATAAACCTGCTACAAAAAAACCACAAGAAGTTCGTATGGGAAAAGGAAAAGGTCCTGTTGAATTTTGGGTTTCTGTAGTGAAACCTGGAAGGATTTTATTTGAAGTAGATGGAGTTTCTATGGAAGTAGCTAAAGAAGCATTAAGATTAGCTGCTCAAAAACTTCCTATAAAAATGAAATTTGTTTTTTATAAACAATAG